The proteins below come from a single Parageobacillus toebii NBRC 107807 genomic window:
- a CDS encoding ComF family protein: MNCLICHTPYNPMVSWRHFLTLDKADCLCSKCRNALMRINGEICDMCGRPFADLEPSHRQGRLCMDCVRWQEDDEWKDVLTKNRSVYMYNEWMKEVVALWKFRGDYAIVEAFQEEFRREFYRHFDHTFLIVSIPLSDERLYERGFNQAKALAVLLALPIHDILTRHHLEKQSKKSRRERLQTENVFQFSGKMPLQDKHIVLIDDIYTTGTTLRHAAKVLRQAGAIDVSSFTLIRS; the protein is encoded by the coding sequence ATGAATTGCTTGATTTGCCATACGCCGTACAATCCGATGGTGAGTTGGCGGCATTTTTTGACATTAGACAAAGCGGATTGTCTTTGTTCGAAATGCCGCAATGCGTTGATGAGGATTAACGGAGAAATTTGCGATATGTGCGGCCGTCCGTTTGCAGACCTTGAACCATCCCATCGACAAGGTCGATTATGCATGGATTGTGTCCGTTGGCAAGAGGACGACGAGTGGAAAGATGTGTTGACGAAAAATCGGTCGGTGTATATGTACAATGAATGGATGAAAGAAGTGGTTGCGCTTTGGAAATTTCGCGGCGACTACGCGATTGTCGAAGCGTTTCAAGAAGAGTTTCGCCGTGAATTTTATCGTCATTTTGACCATACCTTTCTGATCGTTTCGATTCCTCTCAGCGACGAGCGCCTGTACGAACGCGGATTTAACCAAGCAAAGGCGCTGGCCGTGCTGCTCGCTCTCCCCATCCACGATATCCTCACACGTCATCACCTCGAAAAACAATCCAAAAAATCGCGCCGTGAGCGGCTGCAGACGGAAAACGTCTTTCAGTTTTCGGGAAAAATGCCTTTACAGGACAAGCATATTGTGTTAATCGATGATATTTACACGACAGGAACGACGTTAAGGCATGCGGCGAAGGTGTTGCGTCAAGCTGGAGCGATAGACGTCTCCTCCTTCACCCTCATTCGGTCGTAA
- a CDS encoding DEAD/DEAH box helicase, which translates to MRFIVDEGRLIPEALAKTNDRTAKPISYIDATSSIPLHPEFPYSPELLSFLEGKQLLLEELPFPLDLIQAHYEHGYLAYEKGMMKTKHGWRCIRCGNEENHFFASFPCARCQAVCTYCRKCIMMGRVSACTPLVVSRFSFPQACYFSPLSWNGTLSQGQQRAADAVENAIMRNDELLVWAVCGAGKTEVLFPGIARALEMGKRVCIATPRTDVVRELAPRLKQAFPSVPLIALYGGSDDRGKFAPFVISTTHQLLRFYRAFDVMVIDEVDAFPYSMEPMLEYAVAKARKETSSLIYLTATPHPAWQKEIKRGKRKAVTIPARYHGFPLPVPSFEWCGNWRKQLKRRRLPRNVTAWVKLRIETAKQAFLFVPHIDELEQVVRILKLLDERIEGVHAEDPKRAEKVQAFRDGRIPLLVTTTILERGVTVPNIDVAVLGAEDRIFTESALVQIAGRVGRSAQFPNGDICFFHYGKTREMVAAKRQIERMNKEASERGMLKTQ; encoded by the coding sequence ATGCGTTTTATCGTGGATGAAGGAAGGTTGATCCCCGAAGCATTGGCCAAAACCAATGACCGAACTGCTAAACCGATCAGCTACATTGATGCCACGTCTTCTATCCCACTGCACCCCGAGTTTCCTTACTCCCCAGAACTCCTTTCTTTTTTGGAAGGAAAACAGCTTCTCCTTGAAGAACTTCCGTTCCCCCTTGATCTCATTCAAGCACATTATGAACATGGCTATCTTGCTTACGAAAAAGGAATGATGAAAACAAAACATGGATGGCGCTGCATAAGGTGCGGAAACGAGGAGAATCATTTTTTCGCCTCATTTCCTTGTGCACGCTGTCAAGCGGTTTGTACATATTGCCGCAAATGCATTATGATGGGACGTGTCAGCGCATGTACCCCGCTGGTTGTATCCCGCTTTTCTTTCCCTCAAGCTTGCTATTTTTCCCCGCTTTCCTGGAACGGAACGTTATCCCAAGGCCAGCAGCGTGCTGCCGATGCGGTGGAGAACGCAATCATGCGGAATGACGAATTACTCGTATGGGCGGTTTGTGGCGCTGGAAAAACAGAGGTATTGTTTCCAGGCATCGCGCGGGCGCTTGAGATGGGAAAACGCGTATGTATTGCCACCCCAAGAACCGATGTTGTGCGCGAGCTTGCCCCTCGCTTGAAACAAGCATTTCCAAGCGTCCCATTGATCGCCTTGTACGGCGGCAGCGACGACCGCGGCAAATTCGCCCCTTTTGTTATTTCCACCACCCATCAGCTATTACGTTTTTACCGCGCTTTTGATGTGATGGTGATTGATGAAGTCGACGCCTTCCCGTATTCGATGGAACCGATGCTTGAATATGCTGTCGCAAAAGCGCGCAAAGAGACATCCAGTCTTATTTATTTAACGGCAACTCCACATCCAGCTTGGCAGAAAGAAATCAAGCGCGGCAAACGAAAAGCGGTCACCATTCCCGCCCGCTACCACGGTTTTCCCCTTCCTGTCCCATCCTTTGAATGGTGTGGAAACTGGCGCAAACAGTTAAAGCGACGGCGTCTTCCCCGCAACGTCACCGCATGGGTGAAATTGCGCATTGAAACAGCAAAACAAGCGTTTTTATTCGTCCCCCATATTGATGAGCTCGAGCAAGTTGTACGTATATTGAAACTATTAGACGAGCGGATCGAAGGCGTTCACGCGGAAGATCCGAAGCGTGCGGAAAAAGTGCAAGCGTTTCGCGACGGCCGCATTCCTCTTCTTGTCACTACGACGATTTTGGAACGCGGCGTGACCGTTCCGAACATCGATGTTGCCGTGCTTGGCGCGGAAGACCGCATTTTTACGGAAAGCGCGCTCGTGCAAATTGCCGGCCGCGTCGGGCGAAGCGCTCAATTTCCAAACGGTGACATATGTTTTTTCCATTACGGAAAAACACGGGAAATGGTCGCGGCGAAACGGCAGATTGAGCGAATGAATAAGGAGGCGTCGGAAAGGGGGATGTTGAAAACGCAATGA
- a CDS encoding response regulator produces MKTRIAIIDDHQLFREGIKRILEFEEEFEVVAEGADGSEALSIVEEHRPDIVIMDINMPNINGVEATKQLIETYPDTKVVVLSIHDDENYVMRALQTGATGYLLKEMDADTLIEAVKIVAEGGSYLHPKVTHNLIREYRRLASEKGENKERKREVRWPLHLLTRRECEVLQLLADGKSNRGIGEALYISEKTVKNHVSNILQKLNVNDRTQAVVVAIKNGWVEVR; encoded by the coding sequence ATGAAAACACGCATCGCCATTATTGATGATCATCAACTATTTCGGGAAGGGATTAAGCGAATTTTAGAGTTTGAAGAGGAGTTTGAAGTCGTTGCAGAAGGCGCGGACGGAAGCGAAGCCCTTTCGATTGTAGAAGAGCATCGCCCTGACATTGTCATTATGGACATTAACATGCCGAACATCAATGGAGTAGAGGCAACGAAACAGCTGATTGAAACGTATCCTGATACAAAAGTTGTCGTTCTTTCGATTCATGATGATGAAAACTATGTGATGCGCGCATTGCAAACAGGGGCTACCGGCTATTTATTAAAAGAAATGGATGCAGATACATTGATTGAAGCGGTGAAAATCGTCGCAGAAGGCGGCTCGTACTTGCATCCGAAAGTGACGCACAATTTGATTCGCGAATACCGCCGGCTTGCATCGGAAAAAGGCGAAAACAAAGAAAGAAAACGTGAAGTCCGCTGGCCGCTTCATCTATTAACGCGCCGTGAATGTGAAGTATTGCAGCTATTAGCAGACGGAAAAAGCAACCGCGGTATCGGTGAGGCGCTATATATCAGCGAAAAAACGGTGAAAAATCATGTAAGCAACATTTTACAAAAATTAAATGTCAATGATCGTACACAAGCGGTCGTTGTCGCCATCAAAAACGGCTGGGTCGAAGTGCGCTAA
- a CDS encoding sensor histidine kinase, producing the protein MSSNKTLDAKELDKIVEKMIDTVQHSKDEIFRIGEQSRQEHEQLLQELLEVKMLTKQTIEEADKLEIQTRLSRQRLAEVSKDFSLYSEEEIREAYEKAHELHMELAMIREREKQLRLRRDELERRLVGLKETIERAEHLVGQITVVLDYLNSDFRQVGEFIEGAKQKQEFGLKIIEAQEEERKRLSREIHDGPAQTLAHAILRSDFIEKVLKDRGIEAAIAEIRDFKKMVRSALYEVRRIIYDLRPMALDDLGLIPTLRKYLQTIEDYNREIAVSFVHIGEEVRLPARMEVAVFRLVQESVQNALKHAEATEIQVRTEMNNNQLFVMVKDNGKGFDTTVKKENAFGLIGMKERVELLQGTLTIRSKIGFGTTIFIRIPLNV; encoded by the coding sequence ATGTCTTCAAATAAAACGTTGGATGCAAAGGAATTAGATAAAATTGTCGAAAAAATGATCGACACCGTTCAACATAGCAAGGACGAAATTTTTCGGATCGGTGAACAGTCACGCCAAGAACATGAACAGCTGCTTCAAGAATTGTTGGAAGTGAAGATGCTAACCAAACAGACGATTGAAGAGGCGGATAAACTGGAAATACAAACCCGGCTGTCTCGGCAGCGCCTTGCGGAAGTAAGCAAGGATTTTTCGCTATATTCGGAAGAGGAAATTCGTGAAGCATACGAAAAGGCCCATGAATTGCACATGGAGCTGGCGATGATCCGCGAGCGGGAAAAACAGCTGCGGCTGCGGCGCGATGAGCTCGAGCGGCGCTTAGTTGGGCTGAAGGAAACGATCGAACGGGCAGAGCATTTAGTTGGACAAATTACGGTTGTTCTTGATTATTTAAACAGCGACTTCCGTCAAGTGGGGGAATTTATTGAAGGTGCTAAACAAAAACAAGAGTTTGGGTTAAAAATTATCGAGGCGCAAGAAGAGGAAAGAAAACGGCTATCGCGGGAAATTCATGATGGTCCAGCGCAAACGCTCGCCCATGCCATTCTTCGTTCCGACTTCATTGAAAAAGTGTTAAAAGATCGCGGCATTGAAGCGGCGATTGCCGAAATTCGCGATTTTAAAAAAATGGTTCGTTCTGCTCTTTATGAGGTACGAAGAATTATTTATGATTTGCGACCAATGGCGCTTGACGATTTAGGTTTAATTCCTACACTAAGAAAATACCTACAAACGATCGAAGATTATAATAGGGAGATTGCCGTCTCCTTTGTACACATTGGTGAAGAAGTAAGACTACCGGCCCGAATGGAAGTTGCGGTGTTCCGTCTCGTTCAAGAATCAGTACAAAATGCCCTGAAGCATGCGGAAGCGACCGAAATTCAAGTGAGAACGGAAATGAATAACAACCAGCTGTTTGTGATGGTAAAAGATAATGGGAAAGGATTTGACACAACGGTAAAAAAAGAGAATGCTTTTGGACTTATTGGCATGAAAGAACGGGTCGAATTGTTGCAAGGGACATTAACGATTCGGTCAAAGATTGGATTCGGTACAACGATTTTCATTCGTATTCCGTTGAATGTATAA
- a CDS encoding YigZ family protein has translation MLQKYYTVKGYGENEIIIEKSRFICYINRATTEEEAIEFIQQIKKKHWDATHNCSAYIIGEHDQIQKANDDGEPSGTAGVPMLEVLKKKGLKDTVAVVTRYFGGIKLGAGGLVRAYGKSVSEGLKAAGIVERRLVRVMHVVIDYTWLGKVENELRSSVYTIKDIHYLENVELEIFVDEEKKQTFIEWMMELTNGRSEIKEGETEYLEQQIEI, from the coding sequence TTGTTACAAAAATATTACACAGTAAAAGGGTACGGAGAAAACGAAATCATTATTGAAAAATCCCGTTTCATTTGCTATATCAATAGAGCAACAACAGAAGAGGAAGCAATTGAGTTTATCCAGCAAATTAAAAAAAAGCATTGGGACGCAACACATAACTGTTCTGCCTATATCATCGGCGAACACGACCAAATTCAAAAAGCGAACGATGACGGCGAGCCAAGCGGCACCGCTGGCGTTCCGATGCTGGAAGTGTTAAAGAAAAAAGGATTAAAAGATACCGTCGCCGTCGTCACCCGCTATTTTGGCGGCATTAAACTCGGGGCGGGCGGTCTTGTTCGTGCTTACGGAAAATCCGTATCAGAAGGGCTTAAGGCAGCTGGCATTGTCGAACGCCGCCTTGTGCGCGTCATGCATGTTGTCATTGACTACACATGGCTCGGAAAAGTGGAAAATGAATTGCGCTCTTCTGTATATACTATAAAGGATATCCATTATTTAGAAAATGTCGAGCTAGAAATTTTCGTTGATGAAGAAAAAAAACAAACGTTCATCGAATGGATGATGGAACTTACCAATGGAAGATCGGAAATAAAAGAAGGGGAGACGGAGTATTTAGAACAACAAATCGAAATATAG
- a CDS encoding LCP family protein encodes MVDSRNARKLVKKRKKKKKKIRMILLMLFFLFIGSISVFGYNIYLETKKASEKIYEALNPSNLWKKRDKKIEIRKDPVTILLVGVENQYHDEEGRSDVIMLLTVNPKTKKVYLLSIPRDTRVYIPSEGRKDKITHSYSYGGIESTIAAVNELIDVPIDYYITTDFEGFEKIVDSLGGITVNVPFTFKAQLTGSLKWHTFHKGKQKLNGNEALAYVRMRKSDPKGDFGRNERQKQVIKAIIEKSTSITSLTKLDDVIANLGDHVRTNIPPSDLLSFIYLYQKMDDARVETLHLKGYDDTINGVYYYIPAEQSVAEITKTLQQALEEKETTSFTQNDSDFVTSN; translated from the coding sequence ATGGTTGACTCAAGAAATGCAAGAAAATTAGTAAAAAAAAGGAAGAAGAAAAAGAAAAAAATCCGTATGATTTTACTTATGCTGTTTTTTCTATTTATCGGGTCGATCAGTGTGTTTGGTTACAATATATATTTAGAAACAAAAAAAGCATCGGAAAAAATATACGAAGCACTAAACCCATCCAATCTATGGAAAAAGCGCGATAAAAAAATTGAAATACGAAAAGATCCTGTCACGATTTTACTTGTTGGTGTAGAAAATCAATATCACGACGAAGAAGGCCGTTCGGACGTGATCATGCTTCTAACCGTTAACCCAAAAACAAAAAAAGTTTATTTATTAAGTATCCCGCGTGATACGCGCGTTTACATCCCTTCGGAAGGCAGAAAAGATAAAATTACACACTCTTACAGCTACGGTGGCATTGAGTCAACAATCGCCGCTGTCAATGAGTTGATTGATGTTCCAATTGATTATTACATCACAACCGACTTCGAAGGATTCGAAAAAATAGTCGATTCCCTAGGTGGAATTACGGTCAATGTGCCGTTTACATTTAAAGCTCAACTAACCGGTTCCTTAAAATGGCATACGTTTCATAAAGGCAAACAAAAACTGAATGGAAACGAAGCGCTTGCTTATGTACGAATGAGAAAATCGGATCCAAAAGGCGATTTCGGAAGAAACGAACGTCAAAAACAAGTCATTAAAGCGATTATAGAGAAAAGTACATCGATTACTTCCTTAACAAAACTTGATGATGTGATCGCTAACTTAGGAGACCATGTTCGTACAAATATTCCTCCTTCCGATTTGTTATCTTTTATTTATCTATATCAAAAAATGGATGATGCCCGTGTAGAAACCCTTCATCTAAAGGGGTATGATGATACCATTAATGGGGTGTATTACTATATCCCAGCTGAACAATCCGTTGCCGAAATTACAAAAACACTACAACAAGCTTTAGAGGAGAAGGAGACTACCTCGTTTACACAAAACGACTCCGATTTCGTCACTTCCAACTAA
- a CDS encoding N-acetylmuramoyl-L-alanine amidase — MKKLIVSTILVTCSLWPTISLAAGDAVSNQYPMQMVAEKNTVLRRGATQSYSIVSSIPLGREVTVIDEFKNAFGEVWYRVQFERVTGWSLAENFTAKKETVIGKQAVISENNVAMRKGASSNYPLVKTLNNGNIVKIIDEFTNSLQEKYFRVETSGVKGWVKAEKLHIADGLPKSLPAKMTATQSSPVRRGASINYLSVATLKSGQTVTVIDAFVTNTKEIWYRVDLGNIKGWVPEKVLKNTVAVSAPNLVSGSSPKNEKKGSYQLVVHVSTANVRQAPSLSSKVLTQLKKGTLLHGVATATDEKGATWYKISLANKQIGWVHETVVKENNNSTTPSTNVKKTITTNNAVLYAEPRFNSAVVERVSKNKQVTVKQTVPGSSFNWIQVVSPSGKTGWMPEFEVNKIEYVYAKSSAAALRRGASKNYKITKTLSANERLVYLYEYNGWIYAETTSGIRGWVEKAQTSSIALNSFIDPIKQETANETYLIWKKTSNFKVSYTILSENRLKITGSFSYAEIPSFSIKGIRSIEKIDNSLIVTFSPGYTFTLRNYTDKLSIKVMERGLKGKKIIIDAGHGAHDPGAIGPSGLKEKDITLDTALLLKDELEKAGAIVKLTRSKDVFLELAERTLIANSSDYDAFISIHADSYSRTSRGTTTYYNISTNFNGPKSQQLAKIVQKHLVAQLGTYNRGYKQQEFYVNRKNELPSILVELAFISNPNEEALLKTKAFRQKAAVGIRKGLEEYFNNF, encoded by the coding sequence GTGAAAAAACTCATCGTTTCTACAATTCTTGTAACTTGTTCTTTATGGCCCACAATCTCACTTGCCGCAGGGGATGCCGTATCCAATCAATATCCAATGCAAATGGTGGCGGAAAAAAATACCGTGTTGAGAAGAGGAGCTACCCAATCCTATTCAATCGTAAGTTCCATTCCACTGGGGCGTGAAGTTACCGTTATTGACGAATTTAAAAATGCATTTGGAGAAGTATGGTATCGTGTTCAATTTGAACGCGTGACAGGATGGTCATTAGCGGAAAACTTTACGGCGAAAAAAGAAACCGTCATTGGCAAGCAAGCAGTTATATCTGAAAATAATGTGGCTATGCGAAAAGGCGCTTCTTCTAATTATCCTCTTGTCAAAACGTTAAACAATGGCAATATCGTGAAGATTATAGATGAATTCACAAACTCTCTTCAAGAAAAATACTTCCGAGTAGAAACATCTGGAGTAAAAGGTTGGGTGAAAGCGGAAAAATTACATATCGCAGACGGTCTCCCGAAATCTCTGCCTGCTAAAATGACAGCTACACAATCTTCTCCCGTGCGCCGCGGGGCAAGTATTAACTATCTAAGCGTGGCAACTTTAAAAAGTGGCCAAACGGTAACCGTTATAGATGCATTTGTAACGAACACAAAAGAAATTTGGTATCGTGTTGATTTAGGAAACATAAAAGGATGGGTCCCAGAAAAAGTACTAAAAAACACAGTGGCCGTTTCTGCGCCAAATTTAGTATCGGGCTCTTCTCCAAAAAATGAAAAAAAAGGTTCTTACCAACTTGTCGTTCATGTTTCCACTGCTAATGTCCGGCAAGCTCCTTCACTTAGTTCAAAAGTCTTGACGCAGTTAAAAAAGGGAACATTGTTGCATGGAGTTGCTACCGCTACTGACGAAAAAGGTGCAACGTGGTACAAAATCTCTTTGGCAAATAAACAAATTGGCTGGGTTCATGAAACGGTAGTAAAAGAAAACAACAACTCCACCACACCATCAACAAACGTCAAAAAAACAATCACGACTAATAATGCTGTTCTATATGCAGAACCACGTTTCAACTCTGCAGTGGTCGAAAGAGTTTCGAAAAATAAGCAAGTTACTGTAAAACAGACCGTTCCGGGTTCGTCATTTAATTGGATACAAGTAGTATCTCCATCGGGAAAAACAGGCTGGATGCCGGAATTTGAAGTAAATAAAATAGAATATGTATATGCTAAAAGTTCAGCTGCCGCCTTGCGTCGTGGAGCGTCTAAAAACTATAAGATTACCAAAACGTTAAGCGCAAATGAACGACTCGTTTACCTTTATGAATATAATGGATGGATTTATGCAGAAACAACTTCAGGAATACGAGGATGGGTGGAAAAAGCTCAAACTTCCTCTATCGCATTGAACAGTTTTATTGACCCAATCAAACAGGAAACTGCCAACGAAACTTATTTAATTTGGAAGAAAACGTCTAATTTTAAAGTGTCCTACACGATTCTTTCCGAAAATCGTTTAAAAATTACTGGTTCTTTCTCATATGCCGAAATACCTTCCTTTTCTATTAAAGGTATTCGCTCAATAGAGAAGATAGATAACTCGTTAATTGTTACATTCTCACCTGGATATACATTTACGCTTCGCAACTATACGGATAAGCTGTCTATTAAAGTGATGGAAAGAGGCTTAAAAGGAAAAAAAATTATTATTGACGCCGGACATGGCGCACATGATCCAGGTGCTATCGGACCAAGTGGTTTAAAAGAAAAAGATATAACCCTTGACACTGCTCTATTGCTGAAAGATGAACTCGAAAAAGCAGGAGCCATTGTTAAATTAACGAGAAGCAAAGACGTATTTCTGGAACTTGCGGAACGCACCTTGATTGCAAATAGTTCAGATTATGACGCATTCATTAGTATTCATGCTGACTCGTATTCTCGCACATCACGCGGAACTACAACTTACTATAATATATCAACTAATTTTAATGGACCAAAGAGCCAACAACTAGCGAAAATTGTACAAAAGCATCTTGTAGCGCAACTAGGTACATACAATAGAGGCTATAAACAGCAAGAGTTTTATGTAAATCGCAAAAATGAATTGCCTAGCATTCTCGTAGAATTAGCTTTTATATCTAATCCAAACGAGGAAGCTCTTTTAAAAACAAAAGCGTTTCGGCAAAAAGCCGCTGTAGGCATTCGAAAAGGCTTGGAAGAATATTTTAATAACTTCTAA
- a CDS encoding SH3 domain-containing protein, whose product MMKTKKWAISIGLAAGMIAGSIFFTPSVMKASEEVILASVDWVTSQLSPIKSDIASLKAKVEAQQKEIDRLKQQLANQPSTPTLPSTVYVAKNNVAIRSGASTNYKVIAYKNAGDSLKVIDSFTSSQGLWYRVELSSTLKGWVYSGDVSTSRINNNTQKTVITTDRVDIRKGATTSYPVIATVERGTSLVFIQSFTNSQKEVWYNVQLSNGQRGWMPAKFGEVK is encoded by the coding sequence ATCATGAAAACAAAAAAATGGGCAATTTCAATTGGACTAGCTGCAGGAATGATTGCTGGCTCGATTTTTTTCACCCCATCGGTTATGAAAGCGTCTGAAGAAGTAATTCTTGCCAGCGTTGATTGGGTAACGTCGCAGTTATCCCCTATTAAGTCCGACATCGCTTCTCTAAAGGCAAAAGTGGAGGCACAGCAAAAAGAAATTGATCGTTTAAAGCAGCAATTAGCTAATCAACCTTCAACACCAACATTACCGTCAACCGTATACGTAGCAAAGAATAACGTCGCCATTCGCAGTGGAGCATCCACCAATTATAAAGTGATTGCCTATAAAAATGCTGGTGACTCTTTAAAGGTAATTGATTCATTTACATCCTCTCAAGGATTATGGTATCGGGTCGAACTTTCTTCCACCTTAAAAGGATGGGTATATTCTGGTGATGTTTCTACATCGCGCATCAATAACAATACACAAAAAACGGTCATCACTACAGATAGAGTCGATATTAGAAAAGGGGCAACCACCTCATATCCAGTCATCGCAACGGTAGAACGCGGGACAAGCCTGGTCTTCATTCAATCATTTACCAATAGTCAAAAGGAAGTATGGTATAACGTCCAATTATCAAACGGTCAGCGCGGCTGGATGCCCGCCAAGTTCGGTGAGGTGAAATAA
- a CDS encoding SpoIID/LytB domain-containing protein, which yields MKKICFFLFPVIFFLFFPISSNAMEIITYENPVNVLVHKGTSVTVSVNGNYQILNKEKMTITPLASGTTLTFQYYPSRVSVTYNSKSDFSSTGFIIQETKGAAPLSLVTVNKTRYRGGLDISTQNNSLQVVNILGMEDYLKGVVPSEMPASWPMEALKAQAISARNYAYVNRNKLTTNPNTQTYKGFDGENQRTNQAVDATKGLYIKYQGKVIETFYHSTSGGRTANVGDVWNSNQSAYPYLVSVDDPYESSPHSRWSFSFSPSTILQSFSIRNPSAALYNMSITKTGANGEVGAVTIETSEGTKTVKGNENQIRKLFPLNSGSYYGMLPSSWFDIQVNKEGKQLFIQTPQGKKTVTSLKGQTVQTANGTVTISEDVNVQTAAGVTLISSDPAKVSSITVTGRGWGHRIGMSQYGAKAFAEKGWTAKQILEHYYKGAKVSY from the coding sequence GTGAAAAAAATATGTTTCTTTTTATTTCCTGTTATCTTCTTTTTGTTTTTTCCCATTTCTTCAAACGCTATGGAAATTATCACCTATGAGAACCCTGTCAATGTTCTAGTACATAAAGGGACAAGTGTTACAGTTTCTGTGAATGGAAACTATCAAATTTTAAATAAAGAAAAAATGACAATTACGCCATTGGCAAGCGGAACAACATTAACTTTTCAATATTATCCATCAAGAGTTTCTGTCACATACAATTCCAAATCTGATTTTTCTAGCACTGGATTTATTATTCAGGAAACAAAGGGAGCCGCTCCGCTATCCTTAGTAACGGTTAACAAAACCCGTTATCGCGGCGGACTAGATATCAGCACGCAAAACAACTCTCTTCAAGTAGTGAATATTTTAGGAATGGAAGACTACTTAAAAGGTGTCGTTCCAAGCGAAATGCCTGCTTCCTGGCCAATGGAGGCATTAAAGGCACAGGCAATTTCTGCTAGAAACTACGCTTATGTAAATAGAAACAAATTAACTACTAATCCAAATACCCAAACGTATAAAGGGTTTGATGGTGAAAACCAAAGAACGAATCAAGCCGTCGATGCAACGAAAGGACTGTATATCAAATACCAAGGGAAAGTCATCGAGACATTTTATCATTCTACCAGCGGTGGGAGAACAGCCAACGTTGGCGATGTATGGAATTCAAATCAAAGTGCCTATCCTTATCTTGTCAGTGTTGATGATCCATATGAATCATCGCCGCATAGCCGATGGTCTTTTTCCTTTTCTCCTAGCACGATTTTGCAGTCGTTTAGCATTCGCAATCCATCAGCAGCTTTATATAATATGTCCATCACCAAAACCGGCGCGAATGGGGAGGTAGGCGCCGTAACGATTGAGACTTCGGAAGGCACAAAAACAGTAAAAGGAAACGAAAATCAAATCCGCAAGTTGTTTCCTCTTAACAGCGGATCATATTACGGAATGCTGCCATCCAGTTGGTTTGATATTCAAGTAAATAAAGAAGGTAAGCAATTATTTATACAAACACCGCAAGGGAAAAAAACTGTTACCTCTTTAAAAGGACAAACGGTGCAGACAGCCAACGGCACGGTGACGATATCGGAAGACGTAAATGTCCAAACTGCCGCAGGGGTCACTTTGATTTCTTCTGACCCGGCAAAAGTCTCTTCCATTACGGTAACGGGAAGAGGCTGGGGACACCGTATCGGCATGAGCCAATATGGAGCAAAAGCATTTGCCGAAAAAGGATGGACAGCGAAACAAATTCTTGAGCATTATTATAAAGGAGCAAAAGTTTCTTACTAA